Proteins encoded within one genomic window of Epinephelus lanceolatus isolate andai-2023 chromosome 9, ASM4190304v1, whole genome shotgun sequence:
- the LOC117250878 gene encoding uncharacterized protein LOC117250878 yields MLPSNISDSMTGGVPLSVDFDSPEDYFIFIFQLLFATTTSLVAGPVVIAILSTRALRLQNRFIFMLNTSICDTLVGFSVFYLGLFDVQEGYPSRNGTFNVLPSLLGINILTFLFAQFDRYFAVCHPFIYSRFITRQFVIGINIYCWVYNAAHLLARNLLPVSKAIQMYALSIVLLQLIVLTKVVMTIKLYVIARVQLERDPPSAERESKKESLRIIIFVVISFLVLWCPSFVNIIIRFVVGGGLTFRNEATNLFAIMARLNAVCTPSVYIWGSPALREAMVRTVWGRVCPRCKTR; encoded by the coding sequence ATGCTCCCCTCCAACATCTCAGACTCTATGACAGGAGGAGTGCCTCTCTCGGTGGACTTCGACAGTCCTGAGGATTATTTCATCTTTATTTTCCAGCTTTTGTTTGCAACAACTACTTCTCTGGTGGCCGGACCTGTGGTCATTGCCATACTGTCCACCAGAGCTCTGCGCCTCCAAAACAGGTTCATCTTCATGCTGAACACCAGTATTTGTGACACGCTGGTTGGGTTTTCAGTCTTTTATCTGGGTCTGTTTGATGTTCAGGAGGGATATCCGTCTAGAAACGGGACTTTTAATGTTTTACCATCACTTCTAGGGATCAATATATTGACGTTTCTGTTCGCTCAGTTTGACAGATATTTTGCTGTGTGCCACCCTTTCATTTACAGCCGCTTTATAACGAGGCAGTTCGTGATAGGCATCAACATCTACTGCTGGGTTTACAACGCTGCTCACCTGCTCGCCAGGAATCTGTTGCCAGTTTCCAAAGCGATACAAATGTACGCACTCAGCATAGTCCTCTTACAGCTGATCGTGCTCACCAAAGTGGTCATGACCATCAAACTGTATGTAATCGCCAGAGTCCAGCTTGAGAGAGATCCTCCCAGCGccgagagagagagcaagaaggaATCACTGAGAATCATCATCTTTGTTGTCATAAGCTTCTTGGTGTTGTGGTGCCCCTCTTTTGTGAATATTATCATCAGGTTTGTGGTGGGAGGAGGGCTGACGTTTAGGAACGAGGCCACCAATCTTTTCGCCATCATGGCTCGTTTAAACGCAGTGTGCACACCGTCTGTGTATATCTGGGGGAGTCCGGCTCTGAGGGAGGCCATGGTGAGGACAGTGTGGGGCAGAGTGTGTCCAAGGTGCAAGACGAGGTGA
- the LOC144464356 gene encoding uncharacterized protein LOC144464356 translates to MGSGLTTNYIKVLNSKCIFGAMFLSNITDSGGVPLSVDFDSPVDYLIFIFQLLFAAAAVLVAGPVVITICSTRALRLQNRFIFMLNTSICDTLVGFSVFYLGLFDVQEGYPSRNGTYNMLPSLLGVNIMTFLFAQFDRYFAVCHPFIYTRFITRAVVIAANIYCWLHVYAQSIILSFVPLSKAIQLYFCSIISLQIIVLTKVVMTIKLYVIARVQLERDPPSAERESKKESLRIIIFVVISFLVLWCPSFFNVVLRLAFGQGITFRNEATNLFAILARFNAVCTPAVYLWGSPALREAVVRTVWGRVCPRCKKSKGIRVSSLR, encoded by the coding sequence ATGGGCAGTGGCCTAACAACCAACTATATAAAGGTATTAAATTCAAAGTGCATCTTTGGAGCAATGTTCCTCTCCAACATCACAGACTCTGGAGGAGTGCCTCTCTCGGTGGACTTCGACAGTCCTGTGGATTATCTCATCTTTATTTTCCAGCTTCTATTCgctgcagctgctgttcttGTGGCAGGACCTGTGGTCATCACCATTTGCTCCACCAGAGCTCTGCGCCTCCAAAACAGGTTCATCTTCATGCTGAACACCAGTATTTGTGACACGCTGGTTGGGTTTTCAGTCTTTTATCTGGGTCTGTTTGATGTTCAGGAGGGATATCCCTCCAGAAATGGGACTTATAATATGTTACCTTCTCTTCTTGGAGTAAAtataatgacttttttattcGCGCAGTTTGACCGCTATTTTGCCGTCTGTCATCCTTTCATCTACACGCGCTTTATAACCCGCGCAGTGGTTATCGCTGCAAATATCTACTGCTGGCTTCATGTCTATGCTCAGTCCATCATTTTAAGTTTCGTGCCACTCTCCAAAGCAATACAGCTGTATTTCTGCAGTATTATCAGCTTACAGATCATTGTGCTCACCAAAGTGGTCATGACCATCAAACTGTATGTAATCGCCAGGGTGCAGCTTGAGAGAGATCCTCCCAGCGccgagagagagagcaagaaggaATCGCTGAGAATCATCATCTTTGTTGTCATAAGCTTCTTGGTGTTGTGGTGCCCCTCTTTCTTTAATGTTGTCCTCAGACTTGCGTTTGGACAAGGGATAACGTTTAGGAACGAGGCCACCAATCTTTTCGCCATCTTGGCTCGTTTCAACGCAGTGTGCACACCTGCGGTGTACCTGTGGGGGAGTCCGGCTCTGAGGGAGGCCGTGGTGAGGACAGTGTGGGGCAGAGTGTGTCCAAGGTGCAAGAAAAGCAAGGGGATACGTGTCTCTTCACTGCGATGA
- the LOC144464357 gene encoding uncharacterized protein LOC144464357 — translation MFLSNITDSGGLPLSVDFDSPVDYFIFIFQLLFAAAAVLVAGPVVITICSTRALRLQNRFIFMLNTSICDTLVGFSVFYLGLFDVQEGYPSRNGTYNMLPSLLGVNIMTFLFAQFDRYFAVCHPFIYTRFITRAVVITANIYCWLHVYAQSIITSFVPLSRAIQLYFYTIIGLQIIVFTKVVMTIKLYVIARVQLERDPPSAERESKKESLRIIIFVVISFLVLWCPSFFNVVLRLAFGQGITFRNEATNLFAILARFNAVCTPAVYLWGSPALREAVVRTVWGRVCPRCKKSKRIRVSSLR, via the coding sequence ATGTTCCTCTCCAACATCACAGACTCTGGAGGACTGCCTCTCTCGGTGGACTTCGACAGTCCTGTGGATTATTTCATCTTTATTTTCCAGCTTCTATTCgctgcagctgctgttcttGTGGCAGGACCTGTGGTCATCACCATTTGCTCCACCAGAGCTCTGCGCCTCCAAAACAGGTTCATCTTCATGCTGAACACCAGTATTTGTGACACGCTGGTTGGGTTTTCAGTCTTTTATCTGGGTCTGTTTGATGTTCAGGAGGGATATCCCTCCAGAAATGGGACTTATAATATGTTACCTTCTCTTCTTGGAGTAAAtataatgacttttttattcGCGCAGTTTGACCGCTATTTTGCCGTCTGTCATCCTTTCATCTACACGCGCTTTATAACCCGCGCAGTGGTTATCACTGCAAATATCTACTGCTGGCTTCATGTCTATGCTCAGTCCATCATTACAAGTTTCGTGCCACTCTCCAGAGCAATACAGCTGTATTTCTACACTATTATCGGCTTACAAATCATTGTGTTCACCAAAGTGGTCATGACCATCAAACTGTATGTAATCGCCAGGGTGCAGCTTGAGAGAGATCCTCCCAGCGccgagagagagagcaagaaggaATCGCTGAGAATCATCATCTTTGTTGTCATAAGCTTCTTGGTGTTGTGGTGCCCCTCTTTCTTTAATGTTGTCCTCAGACTTGCGTTTGGACAAGGGATAACGTTTAGGAACGAGGCCACCAATCTTTTCGCCATCTTGGCTCGTTTCAACGCAGTGTGCACACCTGCGGTGTACCTGTGGGGGAGTCCGGCTCTGAGGGAGGCCGTGGTGAGGACAGTGTGGGGCAGAGTGTGTCCAAGGTGCAAGAAAAGCAAGAGGATACGTGTCTCTTCACTGCGATGA